From a region of the Anaerolineales bacterium genome:
- a CDS encoding molybdopterin molybdotransferase MoeA has product MISYSEALGKTLAAIGPLPAVEVDLAELVGRIAAEAVRADIESPAIDVSLKDGFAIRSEDIHLATEQNPVRLRLLGRAAAGEAWAGQLTTGHAVRVLTGAPIPDCATAVLAEEFARLEEGEILALADAEPGRNIMPRGADVYVGQVLVEAGEVLAPETIGLLAAAGCQRVPVVTRARVGILATGDEVVAPGKSLGAAQLYASNLVALAAWCSQYGMQVSTAVSRDDENQLHLALESLFTEHDAILTSGGAWKGDRDLIVKVLVRMGWRKVYHRVRIGPGKAVGFGVLDGKPVFCLPGGPPSNQMAFLQLALPGLLKMGGHAQPSLPTIPVRLGHELRGQIDWTQFVYGTLRRSEGMLEFEKVDLKSRLQMMAFATAIVSIPEGCEYLEQGTICEAQLLSNPLSAA; this is encoded by the coding sequence TTGATCTCGTATTCTGAAGCATTGGGAAAGACGCTGGCGGCCATCGGCCCACTGCCGGCCGTCGAGGTCGATCTGGCTGAACTGGTTGGAAGAATTGCGGCCGAGGCTGTTCGTGCCGACATCGAATCGCCCGCCATCGATGTCTCTCTCAAGGATGGATTCGCTATCCGGTCCGAAGATATCCATTTGGCCACCGAGCAGAACCCGGTCCGTCTGCGCCTGCTGGGCAGGGCTGCTGCTGGCGAAGCATGGGCAGGCCAGCTTACAACGGGGCATGCGGTCCGCGTTCTAACAGGAGCTCCCATCCCGGATTGTGCAACGGCCGTGCTGGCGGAGGAATTTGCTCGCCTTGAAGAGGGTGAGATCCTGGCGCTGGCCGACGCCGAACCCGGCCGCAATATCATGCCGCGCGGAGCAGATGTATATGTGGGCCAGGTGTTGGTCGAGGCCGGAGAGGTCCTGGCGCCGGAGACCATCGGGCTGTTGGCTGCTGCGGGTTGCCAGCGCGTACCTGTTGTAACGCGCGCTCGTGTGGGTATTCTGGCCACGGGGGATGAAGTCGTCGCGCCGGGCAAGTCTCTCGGTGCAGCTCAACTCTATGCCAGTAATCTGGTAGCGTTGGCCGCCTGGTGCAGCCAATACGGTATGCAGGTCTCTACGGCAGTCTCACGGGACGACGAGAACCAGCTGCATTTAGCGCTGGAATCGCTGTTCACAGAGCATGACGCAATCCTGACCAGCGGCGGTGCGTGGAAGGGCGATCGCGATCTGATCGTCAAAGTGCTTGTACGCATGGGTTGGCGAAAGGTTTACCACCGCGTGCGAATCGGTCCGGGAAAGGCCGTAGGATTTGGAGTTCTGGATGGGAAGCCCGTTTTCTGCTTGCCCGGCGGCCCGCCTTCCAACCAGATGGCTTTTCTGCAGCTTGCTCTTCCCGGATTGTTGAAGATGGGTGGGCATGCGCAGCCGTCCCTGCCGACCATTCCGGTCCGTTTGGGGCATGAGCTCCGTGGACAGATCGATTGGACGCAGTTCGTCTACGGCACGCTCAGACGCAGCGAAGGAATGCTCGAATTCGAAAAGGTTGACCTGAAGAGCAGGCTTCAAATGATGGCATTTGCGACGGCGATCGTCTCGATTCCGGAAGGATGCGAATATTTGGAGCAGGGAACGATTTGTG
- the mobB gene encoding molybdopterin-guanine dinucleotide biosynthesis protein B, with protein sequence MKTDLKDNPEWPQVICFVGSSRSGKTTLIEETIPRLQGRGYRVGTIKHHAHSDFEFDIPGKDSWRYAQAGSEHVIIASPGKIGSVKRVRGDPPLIELVRRMPEMNVILAEGYHWEIWPKVEVLRSAHSKKLRCDPDELSAVVSDIALDIPIPVFDFEQMDEFVDWIVNTFLMGRDPVGEDAI encoded by the coding sequence TTGTGGGTAGTTCACGATCTGGCAAGACGACGTTGATTGAAGAGACGATTCCACGGCTGCAGGGACGCGGATATCGTGTCGGAACGATCAAGCATCACGCTCACTCCGACTTCGAGTTTGATATCCCTGGGAAAGATTCCTGGCGTTATGCCCAAGCGGGAAGTGAGCATGTCATTATTGCTTCCCCGGGAAAGATCGGTTCAGTGAAAAGAGTCAGGGGAGATCCGCCGCTGATCGAGCTGGTCCGGCGAATGCCCGAGATGAACGTGATTCTTGCCGAAGGCTATCATTGGGAAATATGGCCGAAGGTGGAAGTGCTGCGATCCGCCCACAGCAAGAAATTGCGCTGCGATCCGGATGAGCTGTCCGCTGTCGTGAGCGATATTGCGCTGGATATCCCCATACCTGTTTTCGACTTCGAGCAAATGGACGAATTTGTTGACTGGATCGTAAATACATTTTTAATGGGCAGGGATCCGGTTGGAGAGGATGCGATTTGA